In the Sedimentisphaera cyanobacteriorum genome, ATTCTTTTTCTTTTTGTTTTTTCCTCAGTCATTTACGGGTATCTCCAAATTAATAACTGTTCCGCTGCCTGGTTTAGAATTAATGTTCAACTCGCCGCCTGCAAGTCTGGCTCTTTCCTTCATACTAATCAGTCCCAGAGATTCCTTAGTTTTTCTCAAATCTATTTCAAAGCCTATTCCGTCATCCTCTACTGAAACTTCAATAGAGGCTTCTTTTCTTTCTAAAAGCACGTCAACGCATTCTGCTTTCGAATGTCTTACGACATTGCGAAGAGCTTCCTGCACAATTCGAAACACTGCAAGAGCTTTATTGCTGTCTATATCTTCAAATGAGCCCTTGTCTATTACTTCAATATCAAGGTCTCTTTTTTCCTTCACCAGCGAAACCTCTGACCTCACCGCTGCCACAAGGCCGAGGTCGTCCAGAAGAGAAGGATGAATATGTCTTGAAAGTTTCCTTATGTCTTCTGAAAGCTCAAGTATGTCAGTTTTTACAGCAGTTATTTTGTCAATTATAGCAGGGCTGGAATTTTCCGCTAACATTTTTTCCAGCTTGTTAATCTCTATCGCTGCTACAGCAAGCCGCTGGGTGAATTCGTCGTGCATTTCCCTTGCAAGATACCGCCTTTGGGATTCGTTGGAGTTTATCAGCCTGGCGTTGAGGTCCTGCAGTTCAGATTTGCTCTTCCTAAGGCTTTCCTCCCTTGTTCTGAGCTCCTGCTCGGCTATTTTCTGCTGGTGGATATCCCTGCAAGTTCCAAGAACCCTCGATGGGGTGTCGTCCTGATCGAATTCTACTACCTTGCCCCTTGTCAGAAGCCAGCGGTATTCGCCGTCTGCCTTGAGCATCCTGTATTCAATGTTAAATAATTTGCCTTTATTAACTGATTCAATGAAAGTCTTTTGAAATGAATCTTTGTCGTCCGGATGGATAAGATCGATCCATTTGTCGAATGTTTCTTTTAATGAGAAAGGCTTGTAGCCCAGCATATTGTACCACTGGCTGCTGAAGGTGATTTCATCTCTGCTCAAATCGTAATCAAAAACCGCATCGTTCAAAGATTCCATTGTGAGCTTGTATAGCTCCTGCTGCTTATTGAGTTTTTCCTCGATTTTTTTGCGTTTGTCTATATCTGAACATACACCCAGTATCCGTTCGGGTCTTCCGCTGTGATTGTAGCTTACAGTTCTTGCCCGAATGTGCCCCCATTTCTCGCGGCCGTCTTTCATCACTCTATATTCCATTGAACAGCCGTCTATCATACCTGTGAGCATATCGGAGAAAAGATTCGAAAGTTTCTGTTTGTCCGAGCGATGGGCAGACTCAACCACCTCGTCAAGCCTATAAGTGTATTTATTTTCTTCATTCGGTATCATATTTTTGCTGACTGAATAGAGAAGAAACTGCTCGTTGGCCGCGTCAATTTCAAATATATCGTCGTTCAGGCTTCTAATAACCGTCTGATGTCTCAGCTCGCCGTATTTTACCTTGCTTCGCAGGGCAGAGAGTTTTCTGCTGTAAAGTATCATCAGAAAGATACATATAACACTCAAAGCGATTATTGAAATAATTATCAGCCAGAAATAAAAAGACCGAGATATTGCTGCTGAGCATATGCCCAAACTCGAAATGCCTATCCAGTTATTGAAGAAGTAAGCAGTTTTTTCAATTGCAAACAAAATGTACTAGTCCTGTTGGCTGAAATATATAATTACCAAACCATCACCTTGAATTCTAACGTATTTTTTCTTGATAACAAGAAATAAAAAGGATTTGCTCTTTTTTTATAACTGGTTTTATTACATTTTGTCAGCTGCTATTCAAGGAATTTGGCTCTCTTTGGCTTTTTATCGTCTATCTTGCAGACAATCCTTGCGTGCAGATGAGCAAGAGAAATGAAAGAAAAAATGTTCAAAAAGCATGCTGCCGAGTAAAGCATTGCAAATTTAACCGTAGTTATTTTTCTTGCAAATATATAAGTCGGGACAAAAACAAGAATCCCGGATACAAATTCTGCAAGATTGAACCAGAAAAGGATGAGTTTCAGTACAATCAAAGCCAAAACCCATCTTGAAATTACAGTTAATGATTTTCGCTCTTTCTCTTCCATAAATGATTTCCTGCTTCAGCAATTTACACGTCAAAGGCAATTATTCAAGTACATTCTGTTTTGAGTGCAGAGTTTTTCTTTGCTGTATTTAAATAAATATAATTTCATAGATATTGTTTTCGAGGAAAGTCCTGCTGATTGGTTCTCGCTTTTCATTTCAGCTTTACGCAGATGTTCTGCTTATTGCTTCCCTTTCAGCATCAGCTTGGATGGGTTGCGATTGCACGAATCTCACTTTTTTCCCCTGCGCTGAAAGCAAAGCTTGAGATCAATAGGATAAGCAATAATTTGCGTTTCATTTCCCGCTTCCTTCTCTAAAATATATCCGCCCGCCATTATATTCACGTTTGAGATTAATATTAGAAAAATCTGTAATCTGTAAGCGGTATTTGCAAATTAGCTTCCCGTCTTTCACCAAAACGGTGAGTAAATTTCAATTTTTGTTTTGAAGTCTTGAAAGATTTCATATAATCGCCTTAAGAATGATTAAAGAGGGATACCAGCTTAAATGAGAAGCATAAGTGCGTCAAAAGCTTTTACTTTGATAGAAGTAATAGTTGTTATATCTGTAATTTCCTTGCTTATTGTTATATTAATACCTGTTTTAGGCAGAGCCCGCAATGAAGCAATGAGATTTCAGTGCTCCTCAAACCTAAAGTCGATTGGCGTAGGTTATTATACCTACGTTTTTTCCAATGATGATAAATTTCCAGACCCGGATGTGCTGGATGTTACTAGCTATCGCGTCGGGCCGGAATATGTTACCGAAGACGGGAAGAGAGAAAGTTTCGGTCTTGCTTGCCTTTTTGATGATAATCAGATAATCGAAGGGGGAAGCGACGTTTGGATTTGTCCGGACGGAAACAATAAATGGATGCGTGATTACGGGGTAACATACGCTTTCAGTGTTTCGCAGGTGTTTTTCGAAAAGAAGTATCCGGATTTCACTTCGGAGGAGATGCGAGAGATTGCGCTAACTTGGGATAACTGGCAGCTTTTTCCGGCAGAGGTCGGTGTAAGAGGCCAGCCGTATCCGAAGTTTCTGCCTATGCACAGAATAAAATTCCCCCATGCATACAAAAACAATTCAGCTCAGTCTATGGCTTTTGATGGGGTTAATATACTTCTGCTGGACGGGAGTACTACAAGGGGAAGCAAATTCTACTTCAAATAGAATCTAAAAAGCCTCCAGCTCGCCTGTGAGCTCTTCGGCGAGGTCCTTTAGAGTTATAAGTCCTACAATCCTTTTGGATTTAGAGCCGGCCTTTTCCACAAGTGCTATCTGCCTTCCGTTTTCATTCATATCCTTCATTGCTGATATTACCGGCTCATTGGTGTTGTAGGTGTGTATTTTGAGCATACTCCCTGCTATGCTGAAATCTGTTTCGGGCTTGCTGAGAAGCTCATATATGTTTACGTATCCCTCCATATCGTTGCGGTTTATTCGATACACCGGCAGTCTAGTGAAGGGGTGTTTTTGCATAATTTCGAGCAGTTCGTCTCTGCCTGCGTCTATACTCACCGAAACAATCTCCTCTTTGCGAATCATAACTTGCGATACTTTCAGCCTTGTGATAGCGGAAGTTCTTGAGATTATTGAACGCTGTATGCTGCTTAAATATCCTTCTTCGATTGTAGCGTCAAATACCTTTGTCATCCTGCTGGTTATGCGGTAGTATTCGTTGTCGCTGCTGATATCAAAAATCCTCTCGAAGAAGCCTGATATCTTCTTGAAAAAACCGCGTATTCGGATTTTTCCTAAAAATCTGTGTATGAGAAGAAGCGGGTAAGAACATTTGAGCATAAGCGGTTCGGGGCGGGAGAGAAATAAGGTTTTCGGTACTACCTCACCGAAAATAAAGAGCAGAGGGGCAGCTGCGCAGGTGTTGATGAGCTCAGCATTTTCAGGCCAGTAAGCAGAGAAGATAAACGTTCCGCACCAAGATACTGCCAAGGTGGCGATATTGTTGCCTGTGAGTATTGTGAAAATAAGCTCCGCTGGCTCATTGATAAGCTCAAGCAAATTCTTGTATCTTTTTTCGCCGGACTCCGCACCAACATTTATGCGAACCTTGCTCGCACTGTAGAGCCCGGTTTCGCACCCTGAGAAGAATGCGCTCATAAAGACAAAAAGAAAAAATAGTAACAAAACTCCAAGTATCATTCCAGCTCCACTAAAACGGTCTTAATCCGATTCTCTTCTACTTGTTCAACTGTAAACTTCAGATTCTGATATCGAACGCTGTCTCCCTTGCGCGGGATTTTTCTCGTGTTGGATATTATAAAGCCGCTTATCGTGCTGTAGTCTGTCTCGATGTTGGGCAGTTCAATAAGCTCGAGCCACTCCAAAAGGCTTGCAGATCCGCTCAAGCGGTATTTATTCTCGCTGATCTGCTCTATAGAGTTGTCTTTGCCCTTGAAGCCCGATGTTATACTCTCTACAACATCCTTTATTGTGGCTAGGCCGCTAATACCACCGTATTCATCTACAATCATTGCCATTTCATTTTTTGTTTCGAGGAAAAATTCAAGCAGTGATTCAACGCTTTTCTGCTCGGGCAGAAATACAGTGCTTCTGAGCACATCAGATATGCAGTCCGGGTTTTTTGTGAGTATATCACGCTGGTGGACATAGCCGCATATATTGTCAACGCTGTTTTGGTAAACAGGGATCTTTTTAACTCTGCAGCTGCGCATCAATTCGAAAACATCTTCGATTTCTGTGTCTTTTTCGCACATCACGATATCTACTCTAGGGCGCATTATCTCTTTCACCCTCGATTTTCCCAGCTCCATCACTCTGCTGATAAGCTCGGATTCCTCCTGATTTATCAGCCCTTTTTTCCCGCTGTTTTTTACGAGATAACGAAGGTGTTCCAGCCCGATTTTATCAGCTCTTGGGATTGCAGGGGCTGTAAGCCTCACTGCCGGCTTTATGAATACAATATTTAAAACAGATGCGATTGGAGCAAGAAGCTTCTGGCATATATAAACAGGGTATGCCGTGAGCGTACAAAAATCCTGAGAGTGAGAAAAAGCTATTGATTTAGGCATTATTTCGCCGAAAATTATTAAAAGGAAAAGCGAGACTATTCCATAAAGCGTAACAAGAACAGTATTTCCTTTCCCTGCAAGAGCAACCGCTGTCTGACCGGCGGCTGAAAAGTAAAGGACGTTTATGATCATATTCCCGAAAAGAAGGGTGTTTAGAAGGCTCTTAGGCCTTGATATGAGGCGCAGAACCGTTTCCCCTGTCTTGCTTGTTCTCAGTTTCTTACGGTCGGTGAAGCTCAGGTTGAAAAAGGCCGTTTCACTGCCGGAGAAGAAACCGGAGATTGCAAGCAGCAGAATCAAGGATATAATTTGAGGACTCTGTTGTATAATAGTTTCCAATTTTTATGCCCGAAAAGCTTAACTAATAAAAGTTTCGCCTTAAAATATAAGTAACTTATGGAAGAAAAGTCAAGTTTTTAGTATAATTCCTAATTGTTTTTGAACTAAAAAGTATGGAGAAAAGAAAATGGCGGCAAAAGCCGAAAATAAACCCAAAATATTGATAGTTGATGATAATGTGCCCAACTTGGAGCTCCTTCAGGCGTACCTTGAAGATATAGACTGCCAAACAGAGCTTTCCACAGACGGCTACGACGCTCTTGAAAAGGTTAAGGACGGCTCGGTAGATCTTATAATACTGGATGTTATGATGCCCCGATTAAGCGGCTTTGAGGTGTGCAGCAGACTCAAATCATCACCCGATACGAAAAACATCCCGATAATTATGGTTACAGCACTCACCGAACTGGGCGATATCGAAAGGGCAATCAATTCCGGAACAGATGATTTTCTCAGCAAGCCCGTAAAAAAGCTTGAGCTTATTACAAGAGTAAGAACTATGCTCAGGATAAGAGACCTAACCGACAAGCTCGAGAGAACGCTTGAGTATATATCGGAGATAGAATCGAAACTGGAAAATAATTAATTAGGGAATATCAGCAGTACTATGAGCGGATTGAAATACAAAAGGGTTCTCATCAAACTTTCCGGCGAGAGTCTCTGCGAGAAGGGCGGTTCCGGTATTGATTCCGGAGCAGCAAAGCTTACAGCAGAAAAGATTAAAGAAGCAGTTCAGGCAGGCAGTGATATAGCTGTGGTAATTGGCGGGGGGAATCTGCTCAGAGGAGCAGCGCTGAGCTTGAGCTCTGATATGATACCAAGAGATACCGCAGATTATATGGGTATGCTTGCTACAGTAATTAACGGCTCTGCCTTATGCGAGGCATTGAAGTCTGTAAATGTTCCTGCAGCGGTGTTGAGCGCTCTTCCTGTGAAAGCGCTGAATGAAGAATTTACATCTGCCGCAGCGGAGATGCATTTTCAGGCCGGCGAGGTGGTAATTCTTTCAGGCGGTACGGGCTGTCCATTCTTCTCCACCGACACCTGCGCGGCTTTGCGTGCCTGTCAGATTAGAGCAGACCTTATCGTAAAAGCAACTAAGGTGGACGGGGTTTACACCGAAGACCCGATCAAAAACCCCGATGCAGAGCTGATTGAAAAGATATCATTTTCTGAAATTATTAGCAATGATTTGAAGGTTATAGACCATACAGCAATGACACTCTGCAGGGAAAACAATATCCCTCTGAGAGTTTTGAATATGTTTAAAAAGGGAAATATAATTAAGGCCGTTCAGGGCGAGAGAGTAGGAACGGAAATCTCAGCCTGAGAATGCATTTTAATTTGAATTAATTAAGGAGCTTAAGTATGCCAGTTAAAAAGATTCTCAAAGAACACGAAACCAGTATGAAAAAATGCGTTGAATATCTTCACAATGAATTCAAGGGCGTAAGAACCGGGAGGGCATCTACCGGTCTGGT is a window encoding:
- a CDS encoding PAS domain-containing protein; its protein translation is MFAIEKTAYFFNNWIGISSLGICSAAISRSFYFWLIIISIIALSVICIFLMILYSRKLSALRSKVKYGELRHQTVIRSLNDDIFEIDAANEQFLLYSVSKNMIPNEENKYTYRLDEVVESAHRSDKQKLSNLFSDMLTGMIDGCSMEYRVMKDGREKWGHIRARTVSYNHSGRPERILGVCSDIDKRKKIEEKLNKQQELYKLTMESLNDAVFDYDLSRDEITFSSQWYNMLGYKPFSLKETFDKWIDLIHPDDKDSFQKTFIESVNKGKLFNIEYRMLKADGEYRWLLTRGKVVEFDQDDTPSRVLGTCRDIHQQKIAEQELRTREESLRKSKSELQDLNARLINSNESQRRYLAREMHDEFTQRLAVAAIEINKLEKMLAENSSPAIIDKITAVKTDILELSEDIRKLSRHIHPSLLDDLGLVAAVRSEVSLVKEKRDLDIEVIDKGSFEDIDSNKALAVFRIVQEALRNVVRHSKAECVDVLLERKEASIEVSVEDDGIGFEIDLRKTKESLGLISMKERARLAGGELNINSKPGSGTVINLEIPVND
- a CDS encoding CNNM domain-containing protein, with the translated sequence MILGVLLLFFLFVFMSAFFSGCETGLYSASKVRINVGAESGEKRYKNLLELINEPAELIFTILTGNNIATLAVSWCGTFIFSAYWPENAELINTCAAAPLLFIFGEVVPKTLFLSRPEPLMLKCSYPLLLIHRFLGKIRIRGFFKKISGFFERIFDISSDNEYYRITSRMTKVFDATIEEGYLSSIQRSIISRTSAITRLKVSQVMIRKEEIVSVSIDAGRDELLEIMQKHPFTRLPVYRINRNDMEGYVNIYELLSKPETDFSIAGSMLKIHTYNTNEPVISAMKDMNENGRQIALVEKAGSKSKRIVGLITLKDLAEELTGELEAF
- a CDS encoding hemolysin family protein; protein product: METIIQQSPQIISLILLLAISGFFSGSETAFFNLSFTDRKKLRTSKTGETVLRLISRPKSLLNTLLFGNMIINVLYFSAAGQTAVALAGKGNTVLVTLYGIVSLFLLIIFGEIMPKSIAFSHSQDFCTLTAYPVYICQKLLAPIASVLNIVFIKPAVRLTAPAIPRADKIGLEHLRYLVKNSGKKGLINQEESELISRVMELGKSRVKEIMRPRVDIVMCEKDTEIEDVFELMRSCRVKKIPVYQNSVDNICGYVHQRDILTKNPDCISDVLRSTVFLPEQKSVESLLEFFLETKNEMAMIVDEYGGISGLATIKDVVESITSGFKGKDNSIEQISENKYRLSGSASLLEWLELIELPNIETDYSTISGFIISNTRKIPRKGDSVRYQNLKFTVEQVEENRIKTVLVELE
- a CDS encoding response regulator produces the protein MAAKAENKPKILIVDDNVPNLELLQAYLEDIDCQTELSTDGYDALEKVKDGSVDLIILDVMMPRLSGFEVCSRLKSSPDTKNIPIIMVTALTELGDIERAINSGTDDFLSKPVKKLELITRVRTMLRIRDLTDKLERTLEYISEIESKLENN
- the pyrH gene encoding UMP kinase, with the protein product MSGLKYKRVLIKLSGESLCEKGGSGIDSGAAKLTAEKIKEAVQAGSDIAVVIGGGNLLRGAALSLSSDMIPRDTADYMGMLATVINGSALCEALKSVNVPAAVLSALPVKALNEEFTSAAAEMHFQAGEVVILSGGTGCPFFSTDTCAALRACQIRADLIVKATKVDGVYTEDPIKNPDAELIEKISFSEIISNDLKVIDHTAMTLCRENNIPLRVLNMFKKGNIIKAVQGERVGTEISA